A stretch of the Massilia sp. W12 genome encodes the following:
- a CDS encoding F0F1 ATP synthase subunit epsilon, giving the protein MAHTIHVDVVSAEEQIFAGEAEFVALPGEAGELGIYPKHTPLITRVKPGAVRIKVAGKSEEEFVFVAGGILEVQPGTVTVLADTAIRGHDLDEAKANEAKKLAEEALANRDTKIDYAKAQAELSAAVAQLAAIQKLRQKR; this is encoded by the coding sequence ATGGCACACACTATTCACGTTGACGTGGTCTCGGCGGAAGAGCAAATCTTCGCTGGCGAGGCTGAGTTTGTCGCGTTGCCTGGTGAGGCTGGTGAATTGGGTATTTATCCCAAGCATACCCCGCTGATTACCCGCGTCAAGCCGGGCGCGGTGCGCATCAAGGTGGCTGGCAAGAGCGAAGAGGAATTCGTCTTCGTCGCTGGCGGCATTCTTGAAGTGCAACCGGGCACGGTAACGGTTCTGGCTGACACCGCAATTCGCGGCCACGACCTCGACGAAGCAAAAGCCAACGAAGCAAAAAAACTGGCCGAAGAAGCACTGGCCAACCGCGACACCAAAATTGACTATGCAAAGGCGCAGGCAGAACTGTCCGCCGCCGTTGCACAGCTCGCCGCAATCCAGAA